The DNA sequence CGGTAAGACCATGGCTTCATCATCATAGAGGGCATCATTTTTTAACATTTTTCATAGACATTGTTGAACGCTTTCAGCTGAGTCTAATGTTGGCCGTGATTGCTATTCGCAACATGATCGAAATGTCTGGATCTGAAATTGCATTCTTACCGAAAAGCTTCATGAAGGGCAAAAGTCTTGTGGACTCCATCTTATCCGTAAGGTCATTGTCACTCCATCTTTCGCTTTGCTAAATGagacttttttttttttttagCCTGTACTTTTTGTAATCATGTCAGAGATGGTTGTGGACTGGATGAAGCATGCCTTTATATCAAAATTCAATCACGTTCGAGCATCAGTCTACGAGAGGTTCACGGATGTCTTGGCCAAAGATGTCCTTCTAGCTGGTTCCATTacttcatcctcctcccgTCGTCACCGAGACGGCAAAAGCAGAAACCATCGTATCTTACTCGATCAATCGCCCTTGGTCGCGCGGCGTCTTGGCTTTGCTTCAATCCCTTTAGCGTGCTTGGTGCTGCGGATCTCCTGGCAAGCCATAGGGATGCTGACCATGTCGCACTCACACCCGGAAGAGTCGGAATTCGGCGATGGGGCGGAAGAAGGGCTATGGGGTATGGTATGGTGGGGCTTAAAGGTTGCCAGTTGGATCGGAGTGGGTATCTGTTCGTGGGGATGGTAAGTGTGTTCCTTTGAACTTGTATGAGTATGAAGTAAGACGCTGAAGGGCAAGAGCAGTCTAGTGTTCCTCAAAATCATACTTGGATTATCTCTTTTAGGTTTCTCTGCAATGCGTCAAGAAGGAATGGACGAGAGGGAGGCGGAAGATAGCGTTAACGACTATGGCAGATCAGCAGTGGGAGaaagcaaagaagaaactgtgcgtcttcttctcttcttccctccttGAGCAGAGTGTCGCTGATTAAAAGTTTAGGAGTACAACCGTCAAACAAGAGAATACCTCTCCAAAACGGCAGATGATTTGCCAGAATACCCTTCGCTTTCTTCGTCCATATTACAAGAAGGTGTGCCCTTGCCTGATACAAAGGTCCCTCGTAAAAACTCTGGGGCTCAAGGCGAGAGTGACAAAGGCCGGGATAAAGGCGTACCAAAGACGGATGGAATGAAAAAAGGCAAGAAATGGAAGCTTGAAGAGGTCGAGCGATGGACGATGGTAAAACGCATTTGGTAGTCTATCCGTTGCTTCTCCTTTCGTAACTGTATCCCATTATCTTTGCGTGTAGCGAAGCTTGTGTATCAGTATCTGTTTGCCGCAAAATTACAGTCCAGGGTTTACAAATGATACATCTTATTCCTCAGACTCGGGAAGAGGCTTGGCGGGAGTGTTGGCGAGTAAACTAGAACCCTTTTGCTTGCCAGCCCAGTCGTACTTTGTCTGTTGGCAGTCATGAGTTATGCCCAACGGAAGTACGAAAAGAAATGCGCAATTAACGTACGTTATAAGTCGAAGCGATACCGGCAACAAGGGCAGGCACTAAGAGGGCATAGGTAAAAACCTGCCTTGTCTTCTGAGGAGTAAATCGGAAGTGTTGGTAGACATTCTCTCGCTGGAAGTGGATCAGCTCAATCCTTCAAGAAATGCAATTCGAAATGAATGCTCACCATCTGAGCCCATCTTTCGATAGCGGGGTCAAGCTACAAGACAAGATTAGAGCTGCTGTTAAATGTGATGGTATGTACAAACCTTGACCGGTTCTGGGGATGGTGTTAGCCTATGTGATTCATCCTGGGATCAATACTCACCAAAGTGCCCGTGTCCTCCAGCCATTGTCGAATACTCTTTGAAGGATATGTATTTGTCGAGTTAAGTGGGTACAGGAGCGTCTTTGAGATGGCAGAACACCCGTTGGCTACCTGGATGCGTGGACCGATTTGATCCCGCTGTCCAAGAAGTGATAAGGCCATGCACTAATGCCACGTCCGGAATATCGGCGTTTTGTACACGTCATCATTCTctctgctgctgccgctgctgctgctgttcTCTCTCGTTCGTCCCCTTAATAATGATGATCTCCGTctatttcttcttctaATAGTACTTGCAACTTTCCCACCCCTTACAAACTCACATTATGTACAGACCCCGTCCCAGATCAAGGTCTCCAGATCGTGCACAAAGGGTTTACTCCCCTTCAAGGCCCCTATCTCCGCCTCCATCATGTTACGACAGACACCCACCTCGCCGACATGACGATTATCCTCCATACCCTGCTCCGGATTCGAGGAGATATGGCGATTATCCCCAAGAAATGTCTGATTATCCAAGGAACCAGCCTATGAGGTATGAAGAGCCATACTATCAGAGACGACTCGAGGAGCCATACCCGGGAAATAGGTATATGGACGACCCAGGATATGCACCTCCACGTAGAGAACGACACGAACGAGAATACGATGATTGGGGCTCTGATGGCCGAGGCTATGAGCCCAGAGAAAGAGATTGGGAAAGAGGATATGAGCGGGACATGGCCATAGACAGGGAGGAGTTTCCATCGAGAAGAGATGTTGATCCTGCCCTTGAACAGTGGGAGCGAGGAAGGGACCCCGACCTGGCGGTGAGTGCTTGATTTGGTATCGCGTTGGTAAAAAGATGCTAATATATCACCAGAGGTATGATGCTCCGTACTCCACTGGGCCCGCTTCAGATCTTGCGAACCAACCAAATCACGGCAGGAAAGGCAAAAATCCTTCCGAGCCCTCAATGGATGTGATCTTCCTCGGACTAGACCCCGAACTGACAGAAGACGACGTAAGTATCAGTAGCGTACATTTCAAGGATGCCTCTGATTAAAATGACCCTTTTTGCCAGTTCCTTGGATACCTTCGCACCGAGCATAAAGCAGCTATCTCCGGCGTCAAGATTGTCCGCGACAAATTCACAGGAGCCTCAAAATGCTTTGGTTTTGCTCAATTCCAGTCCTTGGACGGGGCTTCTGACTTCATCAACAACAAGTGGGTCATAATGTGCATCTCACGGAAAAGTATAATCATTGAAACGCTTGAATAGTTTTCCTACGGTCCTTATGCCCGCCCTCTATGCTCACTCAGACCCTCGCAAAGTTAAGATTGATTTTTCGACCCCTCAACAGAACCCTCATTCAGGGCACGGCTCATACCAATCTGCCCCTGTCTATGTCCGCCCAGGTCATGATGGGATGCGAGATATTGGATCCCCAGGCGGAGGCAAGAGGGTGCTCTTGCTGCGTGGCTTGGACTCCATGACAACTACAGACGAAGTCATTCGTCGAATTGGCCAGGAAATTGCTAGGATGGTTGGCAAGCAAGGAAGAGAGTCCGAGGCAGAGAGTTCGATTGTGAGAGTGGTTCTCATTGTCGACAAGTCGGCAAGGAGTAGTTGGGGCTATGGATTTGTAGAGCTCGCCACCAGCGAGGTAAGTTTGTTTACGTTCCATCACGCCTTCTGTTTAACATCCTTCTAGCTGGCATCTGCTCTTCTGCCattccttctctctccacAGCATCAGCCGACTGGCTTCCTCATTCACGATGTCCCAGTTGCCGCGTCTTTCTCtaacccttcttcttttgtACCCGTTTCTGCGGGTCCTTTGGGTGGAGAATTCATCATTCGTTCTTCTCGTCTTGGTGGCTTTGGCAGTGAAACGATAGACAAGCCTGAAGGCCAGTGGTGTGCGTATTGGCACGAAAAGGGTGGTGCCATGGAAAGTGTACCTCGTGGAGCGCCAGCTATCAGTGAAGATGGAAATGTCGAGCTTACCCCGGCCCATCGAGCATTCCTTGGAAGTTTAGCAGGCGTACCACAATCGCAGGTGACGTCGTCTCAAGGCTCACACAGCGTACAGACAACCGGGATGACGCCAGTCAGCGTTGAAGGCGTCATGCAGCCAATTAAAATAGGCATGGGTaaagcgaagaagaaggaggaagctGCAATCATTCCCATCACCCAGAAAAGGAGCTTGTTGGATGATGGCGAGGATGAGGATAAGGTTGGGAAGGATACCGTGCTGCTGTCGAGGAGTACGTCTACTGGATGTTGAATAATAGTCAGTGCTAATATCCCCGTCAGCGAAAGGCGCTCGTATCGTCCCACCAACATCGTCAAGTCGGAAGGTGACCATCATACTTTTTCTTCTGATCCATGTCGTTTCCATTCAGGGCCCATGCTTACCTGTTAACATTGGCAGATTGCCAACAACATCAATAAGTGGAACACAAAACAGTCGGAACTTGCCGTACCCGATCTTGTGTCGGAGAACGTTCCACCAAAGGGTATTTCCGACGCCAACTCCGCAATTGGCACTCGTCGACCCGTAAATACAGAGTCAGGTTCAAACGTAAAACAGTCTCATTTATTCAAAATGTGGAGCTATCTTATTGACTTAATTTTCCTCGGCAAACAAGCCGGCTCAACCGAGCGTGATGCCTGCATCATCGCCAGCTGTTTTGCCGCCAGCAGCCCAGACAGAGGAGTTTGACTACACTGATGTGTCGACGTTTGAGACAACTGGCAAAGTGGCCTGTCTGCTGTGTCAGAGGCAGTTCAAATCTGAGGACATCCTTCGGAAACATGTCGCTCAGTCGGATCTTCACAAGGCTCGCATCTATCCCTTTTACTCTGTATCCTGTAGTGGGTTCAGAGCTATGATGACCAGAACTGACCTATGCCCCTGGATTTTACCTTGCTTATCATCAATAATTACAACGCCATCGTCTTTTGCAAACGTATATGGATCAACAGAACAACCTGCAGGATGCCGCGACATGTCAAGCTGGTCAACGCCGCAAAGGAGCCATAAGCTCATCGACATCTACGCCGGAACCGTCTACATCGATTTACCGTGACCGAGCCGCCGAGCGTCGTGAGGCATTCAATCAACCTGCTGTTCCTTCCCGTGCCGAAAGGGAAGCCCTTGCCGCCTCCACCGCTGCCTATCAAGGCAAGCGTAAGCCTCCTGCCAAGCCCAAGCAACCACCTCCGCCTGAGCCAAGCAAGCAGACAGAGGATAATAATGTGGGTAACCAGCTGCTCGCGAAGATGGGGTGGAAGACGGGTGAGGGATTGGGTTTGGCAGGCGAAGGCCGGGCGGAGCCGATCAAGGTGCAACAATTTGAAAGTCGCGCAGGATTAGGCGCATCTAAGGGCGTCGAGGCCGGAAGGTGGAGCGGACCTGGAGGGTGGCAGCAAAGGGCCAAGGACATGGTGAGTTTCTAGATCGTGTTTCAGAAGGCACAGGAAAAACGATGCGACGTGAACATCCCGCATGCTTTTGATGCTAATCTTTTATCAAAGACTAAAGAAAGATACAACTCGGAGTCCGCCCAGAAATAGCTTAAGCGCAAGCAACTGTCGACCAGAGTTCAGCAATACTCCGCCTGGTCATCCAATTAGTGGCTCTGTTATTCTTGGTATATCGTCACACTGATTATGCATACATATATTAACCGTTCAGCCCTCAACTATTTCGATCAACAAATGATCTCGGTGATTGACTTCCCCAGTTATAGGTGTTGAAAGAGAAAACAGCCATGATCGTAGTCGCCGCGCGAAGACTTCGCGTAGCATATTTATCCTCATTACCAATAAAAAAACGGGGCTTCTCAGTAATATTAACCACCCCCTTGCCATGTTCGGTCTTCGCCATGGTATGCTCCATCCATGTCTCTCGCACTATTCCAACTCTCAAATCACGTTTACCTGCCCTTGCCATGATCTCTAATGTTTCCTCACTCATTCCATTCAGCATTTTTGGCTCGTCGTGATGATTGCCTTGCTGACAGATCCCAAAAATACGTGGATCGGGTTCAAAAGATTGCTTCA is a window from the Cryptococcus gattii WM276 chromosome L, complete sequence genome containing:
- a CDS encoding uncharacterized protein (Similar to SGTC gene model, INSD accession EAL17710.1), with product MAGGHGHFEPVKLDPAIERWAQMRENVYQHFRFTPQKTRQVFTYALLVPALVAGIASTYNYDWAGKQKGSSLLANTPAKPLPESEE
- a CDS encoding uncharacterized protein (Similar to TIGR gene model, INSD accession AAW45256.1), which encodes MLILPLNSGSEEGTPTWRYDAPYSTGPASDLANQPNHGRKGKNPSEPSMDVIFLGLDPELTEDDFLGYLRTEHKAAISGVKIVRDKFTGASKCFGFAQFQSLDGASDFINNNFPTVLMPALYAHSDPRKVKIDFSTPQQNPHSGHGSYQSAPVYVRPGHDGMRDIGSPGGGKRVLLLRGLDSMTTTDEVIRRIGQEIARMVGKQGRESEAESSIVRVVLIVDKSARSSWGYGFVELATSELASALLPFLLSPQHQPTGFLIHDVPVAASFSNPSSFVPVSAGPLGGEFIIRSSRLGGFGSETIDKPEGQWCAYWHEKGGAMESVPRGAPAISEDGNVELTPAHRAFLGSLAGVPQSQVTSSQGSHSVQTTGMTPVSVEGVMQPIKIGMGKAKKKEEAAIIPITQKRSLLDDGEDEDKVGKDTVLLSRTKGARIVPPTSSSRKIANNINKWNTKQSELAVPDLVSENVPPKGISDANSAIGTRRPVNTESGSNPAQPSVMPASSPAVLPPAAQTEEFDYTDVSTFETTGKVACLLCQRQFKSEDILRKHVAQSDLHKNNLQDAATCQAGQRRKGAISSSTSTPEPSTSIYRDRAAERREAFNQPAVPSRAEREALAASTAAYQGKRKPPAKPKQPPPPEPSKQTEDNNVGNQLLAKMGWKTGEGLGLAGEGRAEPIKVQQFESRAGLGASKGVEAGRWSGPGGWQQRAKDMVSF